The following are from one region of the Falco biarmicus isolate bFalBia1 chromosome 1, bFalBia1.pri, whole genome shotgun sequence genome:
- the PCDH18 gene encoding protocadherin-18 isoform X2: protein MNCRNLPMHRLGSKMHFIFIFALMIISFNKAALGRNLKYRIYEEQRVGSVIARLSEDVADVLLKMPNPSSVRFRAMQRGNSPLLVVREDNGEISIGAKIDREQLCQKNLNCSIEFDVITLPTEHLQLFHVEVEVLDINDNSPQFSRALIPIEISESAAVGTRIPLDSAFDPDVGDNSLHTYSLSTNDFFSIEVRTRTDGAKYAELIVVRELDRELKSSYELQLTASDKGVPQRSGSSLLKISISDSNDNSPVFEQQSYIIQLLENSPIGTLLIDLNATDPDEGANGKVVYSFSSHVSAKIVETFKIDSERGHLTLLKQVDYEATKSYEIDAQAQDLGPNSIPAHCKIIIKVVDVNDNRPEINLNLMSPEKEEIAYVSEGSPLDTFVALVRVQDKDSGMNGEIVCKLHGHGHFKLQKTYENNYLILTNATLDREKRSEYSLTVIAEDKGTPSLSTVKHFTVQISDENDNPPRFQTNRYEVVILENNSPGAYITSVTATDPDLGDNGQVTYTILESYILGSSVTTYVTIDPSNGAIYALRTFDHEEVNQIAFVVQARDGGSQQLVSNTTVVLTVIDENDNAPVIVGPVLRNSTAEISIPKDAGIGFLVTRVRATDRDSGMNSELSCSIAADKENSIFVMDPKTCDISINVSIESVPAKQWEFFVIVQDKGSPQLSTKALLKCTVFEYVYSFASTEATLVSQPSLDVSMITIISLGSICAVLLVIMVIFATRCNREKKDTRSYNCRVAESTYQHHPKRPSRQIHKGDITLVPTVNGTLPIRSHHRASPSPSPTLERGQMSSRQSHHSHQSLNSLVTISSNHVPENFSLELTHATPAVEVSQLLSMLHQGQYQPRPSFRGNKYSRSYRYALQDMDKFSLKDSGRGDSEAGDSDYDLGRESPIDRLLGEGFSDLFLTDGRIPAAMRLCTEECRVLGHSDQCWMPPLPSPSSDYRSNMFIPGEEFQSPQQQLQLQQQQQQGLEEDAQPADASEKKKSFSTFGKDCQSEEDSGDTCTSSLLSEMSSVFQRLLPPSLDAYAECNEMDRSNSLERRKGHLPAKTVNYPQGVAAWAASTHFQNPANNGPTMGTHSSAQPSSKWLPAMEEIPENYEEDDFDNVLNHLSDGKHELMDASELVAEINKLLQDVRQN from the exons ATGAATTGCAGAAACTTACCAATGCACCGGCTCGGCAGTAAAATGCACTTTATATTCATTTTTGCACTGATGATAATATCTTTCAATAAGGCTGCGCTCGGCAGGAATTTGAAATACAGGATTTATGAGGAGCAGAGAGTTGGATCAGTAATTGCGAGACTGTCGGAGGATGTAGctgatgttttattaaaaatgcctAACCCTTCCTCGGTTCGGTTTCGAGCCATGCAGAGGGGGAATTCTCCCTTGCTCGTAGTCCGCGAGGATAACGGAGAGATCAGCATAGGGGCTAAAATTGATCGGGAGCAACTCTGCCAGAAAAACTTAAACTGCTCCATCGAGTTTGATGTGATCACTCTGCCCACTGAACATCTGCAGCTTTTCCATGTTGAAGTTGAAGTGCTGGATATTAACGACAACTCTCCCCAGTTTTCCAGAGCTCTCATCCCGATCGAAATATCAGAGAGCGCAGCCGTAGGAACCCGGATCCCTTTGGACAGCGCTTTTGATCCAGATGTAGGGGATAACTCCCTTCACACTTACTCCCTTTCtacaaatgatttttttagCATTGAGGTGCGAACCAGGACCGATGGTGCTAAGTATGCGGAGCTGATTGTGGTCAGAGAGCTGGACCGGGAGTTGAAGTCAAGTTATGAACTCCAGCTCACTGCCTCAGATAAAGGGGTGCCTCAGAGATCCGGCTCATCCCTCctgaaaataagcatttctgATTCCAATGACAACAGCCCGGTTTTCGAGCAGCAGTCCTATATAATCCAGCTCCTAGAAAACTCACCCATCGGGACTTTGCTCATAGACCTCAATGCCACTGACCCAGATGAGGGCGCTAACGGTAAAGTCGTGTACTCCTTCAGTAGTCATGTTTCTGCCAAAATTGTAGAGACTTTTAAGATAGATTCAGAAAGAGGGCACCTGACCCTCCTGAAGCAAGTGGACTATGAAGCAACCAAATCCTATGAAATTGATGCTCAGGCTCAAGATTTGGGGCCGAATTCTATTCCAGCTCATTGCAAAATCATAATTAAAGTTGTGGATGTGAATGACAACAGACCTGAAATTAACTTAAACCTGATGTCCccagagaaagaagagataGCCTACGTTTCTGAAGGGTCACCCTTGGACACTTTCGTGGCCCTGGTCAGAGTGCAAGACAAGGACTCTGGTATGAATGGAGAGATAGTTTGCAAGCTCCATGGACATGGCCACTTTAAACTCCAAAAGACTTATGAAAATAACTATTTAATCTTGACTAATGCCACTCTAGATAGGGAAAAGAGATCTGAATACAGCTTGACTGTAATAGCGGAGGACAAGGGAACGCCAAGTCTTTCCACAGTGAAACACTTTACTGTCCAAATCAGTGATGAAAATGACAACCCTCCCCGCTTCCAGACAAACAGATACGAAGTTGTTATCTTGGAAAATAACTCTCCGGGAGCGTACATCACGTCAGTCACAGCCACAGACCCAGATCTAGGTGACAACGGGCAGGTGACGTACACCATTTTGGAGAGCTATATTTTGGGAAGTTCTGTAACAACCTATGTGACCATCGATCCCTCCAATGGGGCGATCTATGCCCTGCGAACCTTTGACCATGAAGAAGTAAATCAAATTGCCTTTGTGGTTCAAGCTAGGGATGGAGGGAGTCAGCAGCTTGTTAGTAATACCACGGTTGTACTGACCGTCATCGACGAAAATGACAACGCTCCCGTCATTGTGGGGCCAGTGCTACGcaacagcacagcagaaatCTCCATCCCTAAAGATGCTGGCATTGGCTTTCTTGTCACCAGGGTAAGGGCCACGGATAGAGACTCTGGTATGAACTCTGAGCTCAGCTGCTCCATAGCCGCTGAcaaggaaaacagcatctttGTGATGGATCCCAAAACTTGTGACATCTCTATCAATGTGAGCATAGAATCAGTGCCAGCAAAACAATGGGAGTTTTTTGTGATAGTCCAGGATAAAGGCAGCCCTCAGCTTAGTACTAAAGCACTTCTGAAATGCACCGTTTTTGAGTATGTTTATTCATTTGCAAGCACAGAAGCAACTTTGGTGAGCCAGCCCTCCCTGGATGTCTCCATGATAACCATTATATCCTTAGGATCGATATGTGCTGTGTTGTTGGTCATTATGGTTATCTTTGCTACAAGATGTAATCGGGAGAAGAAGGACACCAGATCCTACAACTGTCGCGTGGCGGAGTCGACCTACCAGCACCACCCAAAACGACCCTCACGACAGATCCACAAAGGGGACATTACGTTAGTGCCAACAGTTAATGGCACTTTGCCCATCAGATCTCACCACAGAGCTTCTCCGTCGCCATCTCCGACCCTGGAAAGGGGACAGATGAGCAGCCGGCAgagccaccacagccaccaatcGCTGAACAGCCTGGTGACAATCTCCTCTAACCACGTGCCTGAAAACTTCTCGCTGGAACTCACCCACGCTACTCCGGCTGTTGAG GTTTCTCAGCTTCTCTCGATGCTCCACCAGGGCCAGTATCAACCAAGGCCAAGTTTTCGAGGAAACAAGTATTCCAGAAGCTACAG GTATGCCCTACAAGATATGGATAAATTCAGCTTGAAAGACAGTGGCCGAGGTGACAGTGAAGCTGGAGACAGTGATTATGATTTGGGGAGAGAGTCTCCAATTGACAGACTTCTTGGGGAAGGATTCAGTGACCTTTTCCTTACAGATGGGAGAATTCCTGCAG CGATGCGACTGTGCACGGAGGAGTGCAGGGTTCTGGGGCACTCTGACCAGTGCTGGATGCCACCGTtgccctctccctcctctgaCTACAGAAGTAACATGTTCATCCCTGGAGAGGAGTTCCAgtcaccccagcagcagctgcagctgcagcagcagcagcagcagggccttGAGGAAGATGCGCAGCCTGCTGACGCcagtgagaaaaagaagagcttTTCCACGTTTGGTAAAGACTGCCAGAGCGAGGAGGATTCAGGGGACACCTGTacctcctctctcctttctgaAATGAGCAGTGTCTTCCAGCGCCTGCTGCCTCCCTCGCTAGATGCCTACGCGGAGTGCAATGAGATGGATCGCTCCAACTCGTTGGAGCGCAGGAAGGGACATTTGCCAGCCAAGACTGTAAATTATCCGCAGGGGGtggcagcctgggcagccaGCACACATTTCCAAAATCCTGCCAACAACGGGCCCACTATGGGGACTCACTCGAGCGCGCAGCCTTCCTCCAAGTGGCTGCCAGCCATGGAGGAGATCCCAGAGAATTACGAGGAAGATGATTTTGACAATGTGCTCAACCACCTCAGTGATGGTAAACACGAACTCATGGATGCCAGTGAGCTGGTGGCAGAAATTAACAAGCTGCTGCAAGATGTCCGGCAGAACTAA
- the PCDH18 gene encoding protocadherin-18 isoform X1 translates to MNCRNLPMHRLGSKMHFIFIFALMIISFNKAALGRNLKYRIYEEQRVGSVIARLSEDVADVLLKMPNPSSVRFRAMQRGNSPLLVVREDNGEISIGAKIDREQLCQKNLNCSIEFDVITLPTEHLQLFHVEVEVLDINDNSPQFSRALIPIEISESAAVGTRIPLDSAFDPDVGDNSLHTYSLSTNDFFSIEVRTRTDGAKYAELIVVRELDRELKSSYELQLTASDKGVPQRSGSSLLKISISDSNDNSPVFEQQSYIIQLLENSPIGTLLIDLNATDPDEGANGKVVYSFSSHVSAKIVETFKIDSERGHLTLLKQVDYEATKSYEIDAQAQDLGPNSIPAHCKIIIKVVDVNDNRPEINLNLMSPEKEEIAYVSEGSPLDTFVALVRVQDKDSGMNGEIVCKLHGHGHFKLQKTYENNYLILTNATLDREKRSEYSLTVIAEDKGTPSLSTVKHFTVQISDENDNPPRFQTNRYEVVILENNSPGAYITSVTATDPDLGDNGQVTYTILESYILGSSVTTYVTIDPSNGAIYALRTFDHEEVNQIAFVVQARDGGSQQLVSNTTVVLTVIDENDNAPVIVGPVLRNSTAEISIPKDAGIGFLVTRVRATDRDSGMNSELSCSIAADKENSIFVMDPKTCDISINVSIESVPAKQWEFFVIVQDKGSPQLSTKALLKCTVFEYVYSFASTEATLVSQPSLDVSMITIISLGSICAVLLVIMVIFATRCNREKKDTRSYNCRVAESTYQHHPKRPSRQIHKGDITLVPTVNGTLPIRSHHRASPSPSPTLERGQMSSRQSHHSHQSLNSLVTISSNHVPENFSLELTHATPAVEQVSQLLSMLHQGQYQPRPSFRGNKYSRSYRYALQDMDKFSLKDSGRGDSEAGDSDYDLGRESPIDRLLGEGFSDLFLTDGRIPAAMRLCTEECRVLGHSDQCWMPPLPSPSSDYRSNMFIPGEEFQSPQQQLQLQQQQQQGLEEDAQPADASEKKKSFSTFGKDCQSEEDSGDTCTSSLLSEMSSVFQRLLPPSLDAYAECNEMDRSNSLERRKGHLPAKTVNYPQGVAAWAASTHFQNPANNGPTMGTHSSAQPSSKWLPAMEEIPENYEEDDFDNVLNHLSDGKHELMDASELVAEINKLLQDVRQN, encoded by the exons ATGAATTGCAGAAACTTACCAATGCACCGGCTCGGCAGTAAAATGCACTTTATATTCATTTTTGCACTGATGATAATATCTTTCAATAAGGCTGCGCTCGGCAGGAATTTGAAATACAGGATTTATGAGGAGCAGAGAGTTGGATCAGTAATTGCGAGACTGTCGGAGGATGTAGctgatgttttattaaaaatgcctAACCCTTCCTCGGTTCGGTTTCGAGCCATGCAGAGGGGGAATTCTCCCTTGCTCGTAGTCCGCGAGGATAACGGAGAGATCAGCATAGGGGCTAAAATTGATCGGGAGCAACTCTGCCAGAAAAACTTAAACTGCTCCATCGAGTTTGATGTGATCACTCTGCCCACTGAACATCTGCAGCTTTTCCATGTTGAAGTTGAAGTGCTGGATATTAACGACAACTCTCCCCAGTTTTCCAGAGCTCTCATCCCGATCGAAATATCAGAGAGCGCAGCCGTAGGAACCCGGATCCCTTTGGACAGCGCTTTTGATCCAGATGTAGGGGATAACTCCCTTCACACTTACTCCCTTTCtacaaatgatttttttagCATTGAGGTGCGAACCAGGACCGATGGTGCTAAGTATGCGGAGCTGATTGTGGTCAGAGAGCTGGACCGGGAGTTGAAGTCAAGTTATGAACTCCAGCTCACTGCCTCAGATAAAGGGGTGCCTCAGAGATCCGGCTCATCCCTCctgaaaataagcatttctgATTCCAATGACAACAGCCCGGTTTTCGAGCAGCAGTCCTATATAATCCAGCTCCTAGAAAACTCACCCATCGGGACTTTGCTCATAGACCTCAATGCCACTGACCCAGATGAGGGCGCTAACGGTAAAGTCGTGTACTCCTTCAGTAGTCATGTTTCTGCCAAAATTGTAGAGACTTTTAAGATAGATTCAGAAAGAGGGCACCTGACCCTCCTGAAGCAAGTGGACTATGAAGCAACCAAATCCTATGAAATTGATGCTCAGGCTCAAGATTTGGGGCCGAATTCTATTCCAGCTCATTGCAAAATCATAATTAAAGTTGTGGATGTGAATGACAACAGACCTGAAATTAACTTAAACCTGATGTCCccagagaaagaagagataGCCTACGTTTCTGAAGGGTCACCCTTGGACACTTTCGTGGCCCTGGTCAGAGTGCAAGACAAGGACTCTGGTATGAATGGAGAGATAGTTTGCAAGCTCCATGGACATGGCCACTTTAAACTCCAAAAGACTTATGAAAATAACTATTTAATCTTGACTAATGCCACTCTAGATAGGGAAAAGAGATCTGAATACAGCTTGACTGTAATAGCGGAGGACAAGGGAACGCCAAGTCTTTCCACAGTGAAACACTTTACTGTCCAAATCAGTGATGAAAATGACAACCCTCCCCGCTTCCAGACAAACAGATACGAAGTTGTTATCTTGGAAAATAACTCTCCGGGAGCGTACATCACGTCAGTCACAGCCACAGACCCAGATCTAGGTGACAACGGGCAGGTGACGTACACCATTTTGGAGAGCTATATTTTGGGAAGTTCTGTAACAACCTATGTGACCATCGATCCCTCCAATGGGGCGATCTATGCCCTGCGAACCTTTGACCATGAAGAAGTAAATCAAATTGCCTTTGTGGTTCAAGCTAGGGATGGAGGGAGTCAGCAGCTTGTTAGTAATACCACGGTTGTACTGACCGTCATCGACGAAAATGACAACGCTCCCGTCATTGTGGGGCCAGTGCTACGcaacagcacagcagaaatCTCCATCCCTAAAGATGCTGGCATTGGCTTTCTTGTCACCAGGGTAAGGGCCACGGATAGAGACTCTGGTATGAACTCTGAGCTCAGCTGCTCCATAGCCGCTGAcaaggaaaacagcatctttGTGATGGATCCCAAAACTTGTGACATCTCTATCAATGTGAGCATAGAATCAGTGCCAGCAAAACAATGGGAGTTTTTTGTGATAGTCCAGGATAAAGGCAGCCCTCAGCTTAGTACTAAAGCACTTCTGAAATGCACCGTTTTTGAGTATGTTTATTCATTTGCAAGCACAGAAGCAACTTTGGTGAGCCAGCCCTCCCTGGATGTCTCCATGATAACCATTATATCCTTAGGATCGATATGTGCTGTGTTGTTGGTCATTATGGTTATCTTTGCTACAAGATGTAATCGGGAGAAGAAGGACACCAGATCCTACAACTGTCGCGTGGCGGAGTCGACCTACCAGCACCACCCAAAACGACCCTCACGACAGATCCACAAAGGGGACATTACGTTAGTGCCAACAGTTAATGGCACTTTGCCCATCAGATCTCACCACAGAGCTTCTCCGTCGCCATCTCCGACCCTGGAAAGGGGACAGATGAGCAGCCGGCAgagccaccacagccaccaatcGCTGAACAGCCTGGTGACAATCTCCTCTAACCACGTGCCTGAAAACTTCTCGCTGGAACTCACCCACGCTACTCCGGCTGTTGAG CAGGTTTCTCAGCTTCTCTCGATGCTCCACCAGGGCCAGTATCAACCAAGGCCAAGTTTTCGAGGAAACAAGTATTCCAGAAGCTACAG GTATGCCCTACAAGATATGGATAAATTCAGCTTGAAAGACAGTGGCCGAGGTGACAGTGAAGCTGGAGACAGTGATTATGATTTGGGGAGAGAGTCTCCAATTGACAGACTTCTTGGGGAAGGATTCAGTGACCTTTTCCTTACAGATGGGAGAATTCCTGCAG CGATGCGACTGTGCACGGAGGAGTGCAGGGTTCTGGGGCACTCTGACCAGTGCTGGATGCCACCGTtgccctctccctcctctgaCTACAGAAGTAACATGTTCATCCCTGGAGAGGAGTTCCAgtcaccccagcagcagctgcagctgcagcagcagcagcagcagggccttGAGGAAGATGCGCAGCCTGCTGACGCcagtgagaaaaagaagagcttTTCCACGTTTGGTAAAGACTGCCAGAGCGAGGAGGATTCAGGGGACACCTGTacctcctctctcctttctgaAATGAGCAGTGTCTTCCAGCGCCTGCTGCCTCCCTCGCTAGATGCCTACGCGGAGTGCAATGAGATGGATCGCTCCAACTCGTTGGAGCGCAGGAAGGGACATTTGCCAGCCAAGACTGTAAATTATCCGCAGGGGGtggcagcctgggcagccaGCACACATTTCCAAAATCCTGCCAACAACGGGCCCACTATGGGGACTCACTCGAGCGCGCAGCCTTCCTCCAAGTGGCTGCCAGCCATGGAGGAGATCCCAGAGAATTACGAGGAAGATGATTTTGACAATGTGCTCAACCACCTCAGTGATGGTAAACACGAACTCATGGATGCCAGTGAGCTGGTGGCAGAAATTAACAAGCTGCTGCAAGATGTCCGGCAGAACTAA